A single genomic interval of Chitinophaga sp. 180180018-3 harbors:
- a CDS encoding RagB/SusD family nutrient uptake outer membrane protein, whose translation MKSIKILLLISAVMLAPACTKNYLKKAPDEDLDIKKVFSERKYAESFLTSAYNNIPVMLGAADWDQRNPFTGASDEMEITFLGAYCHLLNSGAWSANDYYPDIWGFMFEGIRKTNLFLENVGQVPMDENERKKWIGEATFLRAFFHFMLARIYGSVPIADHAYTLSEDYTKIRRAPVDKVVAFITGECDKAAALLDWSVTPDKYGRITKVAAMALKEQALLYMASPLWNGNPDYTGIKDKEGTSLFPAFDNGRWKQAATAAKACIDGAEANGYRLYRSASNDPVKNYQEIFTERYNPEVLFARNAGEHSHFERCSNPISYGGYSIFCPTQELVDDYEMDNGMRPVTGYNADGSPIINAASGYVETGYVAAKHPKDYYPAGVRNMYVNREPRFYASINFNGAIWKNRGIQFWFEGLDGRKRAGSDYCISGYLMKKMVNPTSDIFQNRFSLNTWIYYRLGGIYLDYAEALNEADGPVGDVYKYVNAIRDRSGLPALPAGLAKDEMRERIRHERRIELAFETYRYFDTHRWKTAADIDSKEVHGMNIGAGSSLNDDRFYKRTVIEKRVFIAPKHYLWPIQQGEINKNPNLVQNVGW comes from the coding sequence ATGAAATCGATAAAAATACTCCTGCTGATCAGCGCTGTTATGCTGGCTCCGGCCTGTACCAAAAATTATTTGAAGAAAGCGCCTGACGAAGATCTGGATATCAAAAAAGTTTTTTCTGAACGTAAGTATGCAGAATCATTTTTAACATCTGCCTACAATAATATACCGGTTATGCTGGGAGCGGCCGACTGGGACCAGCGCAATCCGTTTACAGGCGCCAGCGATGAAATGGAAATCACTTTCCTCGGCGCTTATTGCCATTTGCTGAATTCAGGCGCGTGGAGTGCCAACGACTATTACCCCGACATTTGGGGGTTCATGTTTGAAGGCATCCGCAAAACCAATCTGTTCCTGGAAAATGTAGGACAGGTACCGATGGATGAAAATGAACGTAAGAAGTGGATCGGAGAAGCTACTTTTCTGCGGGCATTCTTCCATTTCATGCTGGCAAGGATTTACGGGTCTGTACCCATTGCCGATCATGCCTATACTCTCAGTGAAGACTATACGAAAATACGCCGTGCACCGGTAGATAAAGTAGTGGCATTTATTACAGGTGAATGCGATAAAGCGGCGGCATTGCTCGACTGGTCCGTAACACCTGATAAATATGGGCGGATCACCAAAGTAGCTGCTATGGCGCTGAAAGAGCAGGCGTTGTTGTATATGGCAAGCCCGTTGTGGAATGGCAATCCTGATTATACCGGAATAAAAGATAAAGAAGGTACTTCCTTATTTCCTGCTTTTGATAACGGAAGATGGAAACAGGCCGCAACAGCTGCCAAGGCATGTATAGACGGCGCAGAGGCTAATGGCTACCGGCTTTATCGTTCCGCCTCCAACGATCCGGTGAAAAATTATCAGGAGATATTCACTGAACGCTATAACCCGGAAGTATTGTTTGCCCGTAATGCAGGTGAGCACTCACATTTTGAGCGTTGCAGTAATCCTATCAGCTATGGAGGATACTCTATTTTCTGCCCTACGCAGGAGCTGGTGGATGATTATGAAATGGATAATGGCATGAGACCCGTTACCGGGTATAACGCCGACGGCTCTCCGATAATTAATGCCGCATCGGGATATGTGGAAACCGGCTATGTTGCAGCAAAGCATCCAAAAGATTATTACCCGGCCGGAGTCAGGAATATGTATGTTAACAGGGAGCCGCGTTTCTATGCAAGTATTAACTTTAACGGCGCGATCTGGAAGAACCGGGGCATTCAGTTCTGGTTCGAAGGACTGGATGGCCGCAAGCGGGCAGGCTCTGACTATTGTATTTCAGGTTACCTGATGAAGAAAATGGTGAATCCTACTTCCGATATATTTCAGAACAGGTTTTCGCTGAACACCTGGATCTACTATCGTTTAGGTGGCATCTACCTGGATTATGCAGAAGCATTGAATGAGGCCGACGGGCCGGTAGGGGATGTCTATAAGTATGTTAACGCCATCCGCGACAGATCCGGGTTACCGGCATTGCCGGCAGGATTAGCGAAAGATGAAATGAGGGAGCGTATCCGCCATGAACGACGTATAGAGCTGGCTTTCGAAACATATCGCTATTTCGATACCCATCGTTGGAAAACCGCAGCGGATATTGATAGTAAAGAAGTACATGGTATGAACATAGGAGCAGGCTCTTCCCTGAATGACGACAGATTTTACAAGAGAACGGTGATAGAAAAAAGGGTATTCATTGCTCCCAAACATTATTTATGGCCTATCCAGCAGGGCGAAATCAATAAAAATCCTAACCTTGTACAAAATGTTGGTTGGTAA
- a CDS encoding TonB-dependent receptor gives MKASLRVSPHVPKALTKKCIRFLFFLYCMSGQLLYAQKVISGKVTGAADGKPLPDVNVAVRGTPVGTTTYPDGTYAIKVENDNAVLVFTYVGYEMQQVTVGGSAVINVALKPQTSTLGDVVVVGFGKQKKISVTGAISSVPVNNLQRIATPSLSNALAGSMPGIVTRQSSGEPGYDGAAIFIRGFGTWANRSPLILVDGVERDINNINTQEIESFSILKDASATAVYGVRGANGVILITTKRGALGKPTVTFRTESATLTAMRLPNYINGAEYSGLINEALANNNLPPRYTPEELQKFKDHSDPYLYPDVNWTDAVLKKNTFQSINNLSISGGTEVIKYYANVGYTLLNGIYRQDPANAYKTNAQMKRYNFRSNVDINVSKTISLELGIGGIIQQGNYPGTSAPDIFSALKITSPINFPKVNPDGSVSGASTSYLQNNPWGLVTQAGYTRQDQNTLQGTFGGKWDLSSLVTKGLSLRGMFSYDHWYFASTSRIKPYAIKQYLGKDAQGKDLYSDPPIREEQPMGYALTNRANRAIYTEIALNYNRAFGYHTITGMILGNRREYIDLTAGATIDNLPYRRQGLAGRITYNFKDRYLAEVNAGYNGSENFPEGKQYGFFPSVSAGWVVSNERFWHINAISNLKIRGSYGQVGNDQIGGRRFLFLTTINRQGQSYFFGDNQRFYQGFDEAQIGNDNVTWEVATKSNLGLDMELLNGTISLQVDAFKENRSGILIQRGVIPRITGYYPWTLPYANLGKAKNHGIDALLEVKHTTANGFYYNFRGTFTYARSICTQNDDPIPKYPYQSFVGQPIDQPMGLVAIGFFKDQADIDNSPKQNFMEQVKPGDIKYKDVNGDKVIDDYDRVPIGYPRTPQIVYGAGASFGYKGFELSFFFTGVAQTSLFVDGPSMYAFQMGLGTYNILHEYYDHRWTPQTPDARYPRVSPYENPNNNRTSTLFLRDASYVRLKSAEVAYNLKLKQGKRPGPQSIRIFINGYNLITWDKIKVVDPESDYGTGGYPLQRSVNFGAQVTF, from the coding sequence ATGAAAGCTTCGTTGCGGGTTAGTCCGCATGTACCGAAAGCGTTGACAAAAAAATGTATCCGCTTTCTTTTCTTTCTTTATTGTATGTCCGGTCAATTGCTGTATGCACAGAAAGTGATATCCGGAAAAGTAACCGGTGCGGCCGACGGAAAGCCTTTACCCGACGTCAATGTAGCCGTAAGAGGCACACCGGTAGGCACCACTACTTATCCTGATGGTACATACGCGATTAAAGTAGAGAATGATAACGCCGTGCTGGTGTTTACTTATGTCGGATATGAGATGCAGCAGGTAACCGTAGGAGGCAGTGCTGTTATCAATGTGGCGCTCAAACCGCAAACAAGTACGCTCGGAGATGTTGTGGTGGTAGGATTCGGCAAGCAGAAAAAGATTTCTGTTACCGGTGCCATCTCCAGTGTACCGGTCAACAACCTGCAGCGCATTGCTACGCCGTCGCTGTCGAATGCGCTGGCAGGAAGTATGCCCGGTATCGTTACCCGGCAAAGCTCCGGTGAGCCGGGATACGACGGCGCCGCAATATTTATCCGCGGCTTTGGTACCTGGGCTAACAGGAGCCCGCTGATACTGGTAGACGGGGTAGAGCGCGATATTAACAATATCAATACCCAGGAGATAGAAAGTTTTTCTATTCTGAAAGATGCCTCTGCAACAGCTGTTTACGGTGTACGTGGCGCCAATGGTGTTATTCTGATCACCACCAAACGTGGAGCGCTGGGCAAACCTACTGTGACCTTTCGTACCGAAAGCGCCACCCTCACTGCCATGCGGCTGCCCAATTATATTAACGGGGCCGAATATTCGGGGCTGATCAATGAAGCACTGGCCAATAATAATCTTCCGCCGCGTTATACGCCGGAGGAGTTACAGAAATTTAAAGATCATTCGGATCCCTACCTTTATCCGGATGTGAACTGGACAGATGCAGTGCTGAAGAAAAATACTTTTCAGTCGATCAATAACCTGAGTATTTCAGGAGGCACAGAAGTAATTAAGTACTACGCGAATGTTGGCTATACGCTGCTCAATGGCATCTATCGGCAGGATCCGGCAAATGCTTATAAAACCAATGCGCAGATGAAGCGCTACAACTTCCGCTCGAATGTGGATATCAATGTGTCCAAAACGATCAGCCTGGAACTGGGTATAGGTGGTATTATACAGCAGGGGAATTATCCTGGCACCAGTGCCCCGGATATTTTCAGCGCGTTGAAAATTACATCTCCCATTAATTTCCCTAAAGTAAATCCCGATGGCTCTGTGTCCGGCGCCTCTACCTCTTATCTCCAGAATAATCCCTGGGGGCTCGTCACGCAGGCTGGTTATACCCGGCAGGATCAGAATACCCTGCAGGGTACATTTGGTGGTAAATGGGATCTCTCGTCGCTCGTAACAAAAGGGCTTTCCTTACGTGGGATGTTTTCCTATGATCACTGGTATTTTGCTTCTACCAGCCGTATTAAACCATATGCAATCAAACAATATCTTGGAAAAGATGCACAGGGTAAAGATCTGTACTCCGATCCGCCTATCCGGGAAGAACAGCCGATGGGTTATGCGTTGACGAACAGGGCTAACCGTGCCATATATACGGAGATCGCGCTCAACTACAACCGCGCATTCGGTTACCATACCATCACCGGCATGATACTGGGTAACCGCCGCGAGTATATTGACCTTACTGCCGGCGCTACTATCGACAACCTGCCATACCGGCGGCAAGGTCTGGCAGGGCGCATTACCTACAATTTCAAAGACCGTTACCTCGCAGAGGTAAATGCCGGCTATAACGGTTCTGAAAATTTTCCGGAAGGAAAACAGTACGGATTTTTTCCGTCGGTTTCTGCCGGCTGGGTGGTCAGCAACGAGCGCTTCTGGCATATCAACGCTATTTCCAACCTGAAGATCCGCGGTTCTTACGGTCAGGTAGGGAACGATCAGATAGGAGGAAGGCGGTTCCTGTTCCTTACTACCATTAACCGTCAGGGGCAATCTTATTTCTTCGGCGACAATCAGCGCTTCTATCAGGGCTTCGATGAAGCGCAGATCGGAAACGATAACGTGACCTGGGAGGTAGCCACCAAATCGAATCTGGGACTGGATATGGAACTGCTCAATGGTACCATCAGTTTGCAGGTGGATGCATTCAAAGAGAACCGCTCAGGTATCCTGATTCAGCGTGGCGTTATTCCCCGCATTACCGGATATTATCCCTGGACGTTGCCCTACGCCAACCTCGGTAAAGCAAAGAACCATGGTATAGATGCATTACTGGAAGTGAAGCACACTACCGCTAATGGATTCTACTATAATTTCCGCGGAACGTTTACCTATGCCCGTAGTATATGCACACAAAACGATGATCCGATTCCGAAGTATCCGTACCAGTCGTTTGTAGGGCAGCCTATCGATCAGCCGATGGGACTCGTGGCAATTGGTTTTTTTAAAGACCAGGCAGATATCGACAACAGTCCGAAGCAAAACTTCATGGAACAGGTAAAACCCGGCGATATCAAATACAAGGATGTGAATGGCGATAAAGTGATAGACGACTACGACCGCGTACCGATCGGCTATCCCAGAACGCCGCAGATCGTTTACGGCGCGGGCGCGAGCTTTGGCTATAAAGGGTTTGAGCTGAGTTTCTTTTTTACCGGCGTTGCACAAACGAGCCTGTTTGTAGATGGTCCATCCATGTATGCTTTCCAGATGGGACTTGGTACCTATAATATCCTGCATGAATATTACGATCATCGCTGGACGCCGCAGACGCCGGATGCCAGATACCCACGGGTATCCCCCTACGAAAATCCAAACAATAACCGGACGTCCACCCTGTTCCTGCGGGATGCGAGTTACGTACGGCTGAAAAGTGCAGAAGTAGCTTATAACCTGAAGCTGAAGCAAGGGAAGAGGCCCGGGCCACAGAGCATACGGATTTTCATCAATGGTTATAACCTTATTACCTGGGATAAGATCAAGGTAGTAGATCCTGAGTCTGATTACGGTACCGGCGGTTATCCATTACAGCGGAGCGTGAATTTCGGCGCCCAGGTTACCTTTTAA
- the fucP gene encoding L-fucose:H+ symporter permease → MNSTATMKTASTTPAASGSQLRVASILIISLFFLWALTGNLIPVLIPHLRKACQLNDFQSAFIDSAYWISYFFFALPAAFVMRKWSYKTGIITGLLIAAAGAILFFPAAELRSFGLFLFALFLMAAGMTFLETAANPYITILGSPETATQRLNFAQAFNGLGAFVSAFFLSKVILSGKELTPEQLHSMAPETLQQYLLSEARSVQAPYLAIAGVLLLTALLFRIMRFPPTQEEHGEGVTINLRVFRHPRFREGVIAQFAYVGAQVCISSFFIRYAGFSGHMHEKEATTYLGFLLLCFMTGRYVGTWLMQKIAPRKLLLIYSIACVLLLCYSVFIGGKAGVYALLGVEFFMSIMFPTIFSLAIAGLGNETKSASAFLVMSIVGGALIPLGLGAITYYANVQWGYAVPLVCFAVVGGYAKRIKNME, encoded by the coding sequence ATGAATTCCACCGCCACCATGAAAACTGCCTCTACAACGCCAGCCGCCAGCGGCAGTCAACTACGGGTAGCCTCCATACTTATCATCAGCCTGTTTTTTCTATGGGCGCTTACCGGCAACCTGATTCCTGTACTCATTCCGCACCTGCGGAAAGCCTGCCAGCTGAACGATTTCCAGTCGGCCTTTATTGACTCCGCCTATTGGATCAGCTATTTTTTCTTTGCCTTGCCCGCAGCTTTTGTAATGCGCAAATGGAGTTATAAAACGGGCATCATTACCGGACTGCTGATTGCTGCAGCCGGAGCTATCCTGTTTTTTCCGGCGGCAGAGCTACGTTCCTTCGGTCTTTTTCTGTTTGCACTGTTCCTTATGGCGGCAGGTATGACCTTCCTGGAAACAGCCGCTAATCCGTATATCACCATTCTGGGCAGCCCGGAAACCGCTACACAGCGACTTAACTTCGCGCAGGCCTTCAATGGCCTCGGTGCATTTGTATCAGCATTCTTTCTGAGCAAAGTCATCCTCTCCGGCAAAGAGCTAACACCCGAACAACTGCATAGCATGGCCCCGGAAACGCTGCAGCAGTACCTGTTATCTGAAGCCCGTTCCGTGCAGGCGCCTTACCTGGCCATCGCCGGCGTATTGTTACTGACAGCCCTTCTCTTTCGTATCATGCGTTTCCCTCCTACTCAGGAAGAACATGGAGAAGGCGTGACCATCAATCTTCGTGTATTCAGGCATCCCCGTTTCCGTGAAGGCGTGATCGCACAGTTTGCCTATGTAGGCGCACAGGTATGTATTTCCAGCTTCTTCATACGATATGCCGGATTCAGTGGGCATATGCATGAGAAAGAAGCTACCACTTACCTTGGATTCCTCCTGCTTTGTTTTATGACCGGACGTTACGTAGGTACCTGGCTGATGCAAAAGATAGCACCGCGGAAACTGTTGCTTATCTATAGCATCGCCTGCGTGTTATTGCTTTGCTATAGCGTATTCATTGGCGGAAAAGCAGGCGTATATGCATTGCTTGGTGTGGAATTTTTCATGTCCATTATGTTTCCTACCATCTTCTCTCTTGCCATCGCCGGCCTGGGCAATGAAACCAAATCTGCTTCTGCATTTCTCGTTATGTCTATCGTAGGCGGCGCACTCATTCCCCTTGGCCTCGGGGCCATTACGTACTATGCGAATGTGCAATGGGGATATGCAGTACCGTTAGTGTGCTTTGCGGTGGTTGGAGGATACGCGAAAAGAATTAAGAATATGGAATGA